A stretch of DNA from Ranitomeya variabilis isolate aRanVar5 chromosome 1, aRanVar5.hap1, whole genome shotgun sequence:
AATCCAAACATACAGGGCTCTGTGTGAAACACTGATTGACCCTAAACCTAAACACTGATTGGGCcacccttaggctgggttcacattgcgctaggtgtgtccgtctaacggactcgtttttaagtagtaaaaacgcaatgtaacgcacttactaacgcgcccatagacttgcattgtaaaacgcatcgtgacgcatccctaaattggtatgcgtttgtcacataacgttttttttctgacggaccttcaacgcggcttgcagcgttctcgggtccggtcaagctaacgcactactaacggaagcgttcattctgccatagaaggctatggcaaacgcagtcagacgcaaatcatgaaaaatttccaaataggaccacacgttttaatagcgtttgagggtggtcacatgtgtcatgtgacaggaaatgtgATTTCGGCCATTAAGAGGAATATACCACCCACAATAGGACTACTGCACGTGACAGAGTGTTGCAATACCTCTcctgaaatgtaagtacatttctatatatatatctcagtatacatcatgggagtctgtaaaaTGTCCGTCGGATGTGTGTATACTAAACATGTTGCTTTGTTGCACACAGATGTCGGACACAgatgtcagcagcagcagcagcagcagtgtgtctGCGATTTTTTCGTcacagtcggtaggcttgcactttaaaaaaccactataatgttgtgtgaaactccattgtattgagctaggcataacaatcctgtttattgttttattgtgaataggagtcttctgagcccgaggctgctagaccaccccccaaaaaacatgctaaaaaaacaaaggtacatagcacacatgttgaatttttcaggcataaatttattgatccaatgaatgttaacataatttaatgttaaaatgttttttttttacattttacatacacaataggtggTGCAACACGGAGGACAAAAAAGAAagaaggtccctagccgtctgtcgtcgccacaactgccagtggtaaatatcaaattagaaatattctatccaatatttatcaacAATCTATCTATTCAATTTCTATCTACTATACCTGTAAAATATCAACTATCTATCGCTCCATCTATTTTTGTCaatctatatctatgtatatatctatatccatgtatctatctatttatctatctatcaatatctatgtatctatctataaatatgtatctatctatgtatctatctatctatatctatgtatctatctatctatatctatgtatctatatatctatctatatctatctatatctatgtatctattgctatatctatgtatctatctatctatatctatgtatctatatatctatctatatatatgtatctatctattgctatatctatgtatctatctatctctgtatatatgaatatggccatccagtgaaattgAAACTATCAACCTAAATTTTTTGGGTTTACCTAGTCCAAGTCAGcggccaaaaaaaaaaggattgtcgttgacgaagagccattgactatccacaacgagacactgatcaaccttgttgaagccaacccctccatatgggaccagagcgacagctcccaccatgacatcgtgaaaaaccggaagttgtgggatcaaataatctgtcactttgatccccgatacatggagaagtctacaacttcaaagaaaaaaattggtaaatattggtgacgtAACATCGGAAAATGTAAACCCAAAAAAAATTTCTATCCTATCAACCTATCCACTTGTTGTCTATCTCTCAATTATGAACTATCTGTACACTAtctatctatacactatttctaaaaactatttcttaactatctatctactatttatatcTCAACTATCCTAGCAAACTATGAAAAATGTTTCCTATATCTTCAAACTATCtgtctactatttttttttttttttttaaatttaaagccgatgctgtccatacccgttggaagTCCATCCGCgatcgctttgtccgtgactaccggaacaaTCAAAATGCAGCAAGTGGATCCAGTggtaaacgggtgaccccgtatgtgcattacgaccaactgctctttcttcaaaaaacattgtctcagcgctcgtaagtacaaaaacgtctgtgtgcgagacaaaattgtttaataaaggtaactaatttactttatttatattaattttttttttgggttacagcacgatatgcagtaccgctgctCCGAGACCGACAGAGGAACTGGAACCTTCTCCAGTGGAACCAACACaacctgaagatgtgtctggcatcagcgagccacgatctgcggACAGAAGCACTGTTGCtgcaggtgtgagtgcccggttgcaatcacagcgtggacgcaagcgagcaacccaaaaagatgaagctgatgcaatTATCGTGGATGGACTCCAACGGGTAGAGGACATGTGTCGCAGTGAGCTGAAAGACGTGAGGCGCGAAATTACCGAGCTGCAAGCACGCGAGTCTGTCTACTCTGctaatgagtggaagctacttttcttATCCTATGTGCCTGTTGcccaaaatatcccggcacatagAAACTTTATGTTTAGACAAAGACTGAACGAGCTTGTAGAGGAATTTGTGGGACCACAAGAACCCGCTCCATCGGGAACTAGAAGAATGGacttgccggcctacaaccctcaatatagaggccgGGGTGAAACGAGCGTGGAACCTCATAGACAtagtagcagtccatcatatagttgggcagacaatacgcccgtgcAGTACCAAAGTCTTTAGTACAGTtcagtgtccccagccaggtgcaataaCCACGTTgcaagttttctatttttttttttttgttatgttttttgttgtgaatttctattttccttttttttcttccctatgggatatcatatgttaaaccTGTGTACCAAAAGTTTGTTGGAAAAACCCATAAACATGTTGTAAACTGTTTCAAATTTAATAATCTTGGATGACTTTAACTTTTAACACAACACAACTTTATACACGACATAAGGTAATTTTTAACACGACATCTggttaaaaaactttttacacgccataaggtaactttttacacaacatcaggaagactttacaatattttcacacgtatctgtcttgccatggaacatggccttcatgtgtgaagtagtgtgcaaactgatcacgaatcctcattatttgtgctgttgaccgaacagcagtagattcaatgctcatgaggttcgactcacaatcATCAGGGTCTACCACCTGGGTTTCATGTCtcgccacaaaattatgcagacagatgcacgccttcacaacacggtccacattttctggttgcagttgcatgcaggtTAGTAAAATCCGCCATTTcaatgtcaaaatcccaaaggcacactccacataacgtctagcccggctcaagcgataattaaaaatgcgcctgctggagtctagactacggcttgagtagggcttgaggagattttgtccTAGTTGGAAGGCCTCGTcaccaactaaaacatagggcaaacttgggccttcggtccccggaagaggtcttgatgagggtatgttgaaactttggctgtacaaacatcggcccatgttggagtctctgaatactctggaatcgttagtccggccataagcaccaatatccacagcaacaaaacggtacctggcatccgcaatagccatcaatactatagaaaagtatttcttatagttatagtacAGGGAACCACTATGCGCaggtttctgaatccgtatgtgcttgccgtccacggcaccaatacaattggggaaattagccacatcctcaaactgttgggaaatcgctagccacatttctgatgtcggggttggtagcacaagtggttgcaggttattccaaatggcatcacaagtttcccgaaccagttggcaaattgttgacttcccaagtctaaactgataatgcagtgatgcaaaagtttctccggtagccagatatctgtcgacatttaaataaaaaaaaaaaaattaggattgTTAGTGATCATCTAAAGCCTAgttacaatagaatatacaattgcaaaatgaacattatgccccacgatacctacatctagtgtttgtcaatagaatgctaaaaaaaatgtataattacctcacagtcactactagacgttgctccgcactgatgctttcacgaaaagtgctgcgatgatgatgtatctcatccgtcacatgcgagagcagaacatcaaaggtctcaatggacatcctgagatagcgttggaatttggaggggtgatcccgaagctgcacatacagggtgtgaaaggcaccatatgtactccgcaagaaattcacttcgtggatccaatatctcctttgcgaactgcgctttctctgacgaagtcgcaaccgcatcaagcgaaatctgacgagctcagacacaaacatcttgctagcagaagtt
This window harbors:
- the LOC143807224 gene encoding uncharacterized protein LOC143807224; the protein is MSDTDVSSSSSSSVSAIFSSQSESSEPEAARPPPKKHAKKTKVVQHGGQKRKKVPSRLSSPQLPVSKSAAKKKRIVVDEEPLTIHNETLINLVEANPSIWDQSDSSHHDIVKNRKLWDQIICHFDPRYMEKSTTSKKKIADAVHTRWKSIRDRFVRDYRNNQNAASGSSGKRVTPYVHYDQLLFLQKTLSQRSTICSTAAPRPTEELEPSPVEPTQPEDVSGISEPRSADRSTVAAGVSARLQSQRGRKRATQKDEADAIIVDGLQRVEDMCRSELKDVRREITELQARESVYSANEWKLLFLSYVPVAQNIPAHRNFMFRQRLNELVEEFVGPQEPAPSGTRRMDLPAYNPQYRGRGETSVEPHRHSSSPSYSWADNTPVQYQSL